The Rhodoferax sediminis genome has a segment encoding these proteins:
- a CDS encoding ester cyclase, producing the protein MLEQNKATVKKFLHQVLSVGDIDATGDYFHIDMVEEVPLPGQGPGLAGLKETLAMLRQAFPDMHWDVEEQMAEDNRVLTRFVWHGTHQGAFLGIPPTQRSVSVSGMVIDRFEGAKIKSTRILMDTLGLMQQLGALP; encoded by the coding sequence GTGCTCGAACAGAACAAAGCCACTGTCAAAAAGTTTCTGCATCAAGTGCTATCCGTCGGCGACATTGATGCGACCGGCGACTACTTTCACATCGACATGGTCGAGGAAGTCCCGTTGCCCGGGCAAGGTCCTGGCTTGGCAGGCCTCAAGGAGACGTTGGCTATGTTGCGGCAGGCGTTTCCCGACATGCACTGGGATGTCGAAGAGCAGATGGCGGAAGACAACCGCGTGCTGACGCGCTTTGTTTGGCACGGAACCCATCAGGGTGCCTTTTTGGGAATTCCTCCTACGCAGAGGTCAGTCAGCGTCTCGGGTATGGTCATTGACCGCTTCGAAGGCGCGAAAATCAAATCCACTCGAATTCTCATGGACACGCTGGGCCTCATGCAACAGCTCGGTGCGTTACCGTGA
- a CDS encoding LysE family translocator, translating to MALHTWLLYLVAAMGLSLTPGPNSLLVLSHGALHGHRKTLFTVSGGALGFAALIALSMFGIGAVLQASASALTILKLVGGAYLVWLGIQLWRAPAIRLQPDASEADTRGATMLRQGLLTAVSNPKALLFYAAFLPQFIDPHRNLLIQFIVMAVIFVTVECIVEYLLALLAHRIRPLLERAGKRFNRVCGGLFVAIGVALPMMK from the coding sequence ATGGCCCTACACACTTGGTTGCTTTATCTTGTCGCTGCAATGGGTCTGTCGCTGACGCCCGGCCCGAATAGTCTGCTGGTGTTGAGCCATGGTGCGTTGCACGGCCATCGCAAGACGTTGTTCACGGTGTCAGGCGGGGCGCTCGGCTTCGCGGCTCTGATTGCATTGTCCATGTTCGGCATTGGCGCCGTGCTGCAAGCTTCGGCGAGCGCACTCACCATACTCAAGCTGGTAGGTGGCGCCTACCTGGTATGGCTGGGCATTCAGCTCTGGCGGGCGCCGGCGATTCGCCTTCAGCCAGATGCCTCCGAAGCCGACACCCGGGGTGCCACGATGCTTCGACAGGGTTTGCTGACGGCTGTCTCCAACCCGAAAGCATTGCTGTTCTACGCCGCTTTCCTGCCCCAGTTCATCGACCCGCACCGTAACCTGCTGATTCAGTTCATTGTCATGGCGGTCATTTTTGTGACGGTTGAATGCATCGTGGAATACCTGCTGGCACTTCTGGCGCATCGCATCCGTCCGTTGCTCGAGCGTGCCGGCAAGCGCTTCAATCGCGTCTGCGGAGGTCTGTTCGTAGCCATTGGCGTGGCTTTGCCGATGATGAAATGA
- a CDS encoding c-type cytochrome has translation MVQRMQACVVCHGKEGRATNQGYFPRIAGKPSGYLYNQLQNFKSGLRKYEPMNHLVQHMSDGYLQDIAKYFAELDLPYPAARASGLTAVEQRTAEKLVRQGAPERGIPACISCHGQQMAGSLPAIPGLLTLPADYLVAQLGAWRTEQRKAKAPDCMADIARRLSLDEVSVMARWLSAQTSPSGVVPAPIAMQPHPMRCGSEEQ, from the coding sequence ATGGTCCAGCGCATGCAGGCCTGCGTTGTGTGCCACGGCAAGGAAGGCCGAGCCACGAACCAAGGCTACTTTCCCCGCATTGCGGGAAAGCCGTCAGGCTACCTGTACAACCAGTTGCAGAACTTCAAGTCTGGGCTGCGCAAGTACGAGCCGATGAACCACCTCGTGCAGCACATGTCTGACGGCTACCTTCAAGACATTGCGAAGTACTTCGCTGAGCTCGACCTGCCTTACCCAGCAGCCCGGGCTAGCGGGCTGACCGCGGTTGAGCAGCGCACCGCCGAGAAACTGGTCCGGCAAGGGGCACCAGAGCGCGGCATCCCCGCGTGCATATCCTGCCACGGCCAGCAAATGGCGGGGTCGCTGCCGGCGATACCAGGTCTCCTCACGCTGCCTGCAGACTACCTGGTGGCTCAGCTCGGCGCGTGGAGAACCGAGCAAAGAAAGGCAAAGGCACCCGATTGCATGGCCGACATTGCCAGGCGACTGTCACTTGATGAAGTTTCGGTCATGGCGAGGTGGCTCTCAGCCCAGACCTCGCCAAGTGGCGTCGTGCCGGCGCCCATTGCCATGCAGCCGCATCCGATGCGTTGTGGGAGTGAGGAGCAGTGA
- a CDS encoding H-NS family nucleoid-associated regulatory protein codes for MAKTLAQLNAQIAELQKKADAVKAKEVAGVVARIKEAITHYGLTAADLGLSGRTAKGVKTIEATGKVVARKTRKKAAKKPAGVIRYRDDAGHAWTGHGMRPRWYKDALASGKTPQDLEVK; via the coding sequence ATGGCAAAAACCCTCGCTCAATTGAATGCCCAGATTGCAGAACTGCAAAAAAAGGCTGATGCGGTAAAGGCAAAGGAAGTCGCCGGCGTTGTTGCGCGCATCAAAGAGGCGATTACACACTACGGACTGACGGCCGCCGACCTGGGCCTTTCGGGACGAACTGCCAAGGGCGTCAAGACTATCGAGGCAACGGGAAAGGTCGTCGCAAGGAAGACACGTAAGAAGGCGGCCAAGAAGCCTGCTGGCGTGATTCGATACCGCGATGACGCGGGCCACGCATGGACTGGCCACGGTATGCGCCCGAGGTGGTACAAGGACGCGCTGGCGTCGGGTAAGACACCGCAAGACCTGGAAGTGAAGTAG
- a CDS encoding DUF1697 domain-containing protein codes for MTVFIALLRAVNVGGTGKLAMRDLKLICERAGFKRVQTYIASGNVVFSSGKTEARVKAALESALAAHAGKPVGALVRTAVEMQSVLAHNPFRDMQPSRTVAIFLDAPPPSDAVSGAVGQQTELIAPGQRELYVFYDKDIASSKLRIPAAKTGTARNMNTVAKLVDIATGLSEYRD; via the coding sequence ATGACCGTTTTCATTGCACTCCTGCGAGCCGTCAATGTTGGAGGAACTGGCAAGTTGGCGATGCGCGACCTGAAACTCATTTGCGAGCGAGCGGGCTTCAAGCGGGTCCAAACCTACATCGCCAGCGGCAATGTCGTGTTCTCCAGCGGCAAGACCGAGGCTCGGGTGAAGGCGGCGCTGGAGAGCGCTCTTGCAGCCCATGCCGGCAAGCCGGTAGGGGCGTTGGTGCGCACAGCCGTCGAGATGCAATCCGTACTCGCGCACAACCCGTTTCGGGACATGCAACCCAGTCGGACGGTCGCGATATTCCTGGATGCGCCGCCGCCTTCCGACGCGGTCTCTGGTGCCGTCGGCCAGCAGACTGAACTCATCGCGCCTGGACAGCGGGAACTCTATGTTTTTTACGACAAAGACATCGCCTCGTCAAAGCTGAGAATTCCGGCGGCCAAGACGGGAACGGCGCGCAACATGAACACGGTGGCGAAGCTGGTGGACATCGCAACCGGGCTGTCTGAATACCGGGATTGA
- a CDS encoding DUF2970 domain-containing protein codes for MNLLVYIRTVLWSFIGIGSRSGSSEDLAKVKPLGLFAVAIVLLAAFLFTIFGLANLAVSTLK; via the coding sequence ATGAATTTGCTTGTTTACATCCGTACCGTGCTGTGGAGTTTCATCGGAATTGGCAGTCGCTCTGGCAGCAGTGAAGACTTGGCCAAGGTAAAGCCGCTGGGCCTGTTTGCGGTGGCCATCGTCCTGCTGGCCGCTTTCCTGTTCACAATCTTTGGGCTGGCGAACCTGGCCGTGAGTACACTAAAGTGA
- a CDS encoding TMEM165/GDT1 family protein, whose product MEALFVSTGVVALAEIGDKTQLLAFILAARFKKPIPIIAGILVATLVNHGLAGTLGAWITSVVRPDIMRWVLGASFIAMAIWTLIPDKIEEEETQVAKHLGVFGATLVTFFLAEMGDKTQIATVALAAHYGAPVMVIAGTTLGMLLADVPAVFVGNKFAAKIPMKLVHSIAAGIFAVMGLLTLFQADKLF is encoded by the coding sequence ATGGAAGCTTTATTCGTATCTACTGGTGTCGTTGCTCTCGCTGAAATTGGCGACAAGACCCAACTCCTTGCCTTCATTCTGGCCGCTCGCTTTAAGAAGCCCATCCCCATCATCGCTGGCATCTTGGTTGCCACGCTGGTGAACCATGGTTTGGCAGGCACCCTTGGGGCTTGGATTACCTCGGTCGTCCGCCCGGACATCATGCGCTGGGTACTGGGAGCGTCTTTCATTGCGATGGCTATCTGGACCCTGATTCCCGACAAAATTGAGGAAGAGGAAACGCAGGTTGCCAAGCATCTTGGTGTGTTTGGTGCAACCTTGGTCACCTTCTTCCTGGCTGAGATGGGTGACAAAACGCAGATTGCCACCGTTGCCTTGGCCGCCCATTACGGAGCGCCTGTCATGGTCATTGCTGGAACGACCTTGGGCATGCTCTTGGCCGATGTTCCTGCCGTGTTCGTCGGCAACAAATTTGCTGCCAAGATACCCATGAAGTTGGTGCACTCCATTGCCGCAGGCATTTTCGCGGTCATGGGCCTACTTACCTTGTTTCAAGCTGACAAGCTTTTTTAG
- a CDS encoding cation diffusion facilitator family transporter has translation MPKSSGSLKAVFYALGANGGIALAKGVAAFFTGSGAMLAEALHSFADCGNQVLLLVGMQQAKKLPTPDHPMGYGRVVYFWSMMVGVLLFSIGGLFSVWHGAQSLLHPEPVKYLLPSLSVLLVAVVLESVSLRGALQGLAAERGEKSLWRWFRETRQSELLVITGEDIAALAGLAMAFVALALTGITGSPIFDALGSIAVGLLLMGVSFAVTTEVKSLITGESASPEMRAAITEFVASQPEVERIVNLITFQLGAEVAVAVKAKMVPMPSADALVSAIDEVEERLQAHFPNLRWSFFEPDAGKPKPKLGAL, from the coding sequence ATGCCAAAAAGTTCCGGTTCGCTCAAGGCCGTCTTCTACGCGCTCGGCGCGAACGGAGGTATTGCTCTGGCCAAGGGGGTCGCTGCGTTCTTTACCGGTAGCGGCGCTATGCTCGCCGAGGCCCTGCACAGCTTCGCTGATTGCGGCAATCAGGTTCTTCTGCTCGTCGGCATGCAGCAAGCCAAAAAGCTGCCAACACCGGACCACCCAATGGGATACGGCCGAGTCGTTTACTTCTGGTCCATGATGGTCGGCGTTCTTCTCTTCAGCATTGGAGGACTGTTTTCGGTCTGGCACGGGGCGCAATCCCTGCTGCATCCGGAGCCCGTGAAGTACCTCCTGCCATCTCTGAGCGTACTGCTGGTCGCGGTGGTTCTCGAGAGCGTGAGTCTGCGCGGCGCATTGCAGGGGTTGGCCGCAGAGCGCGGAGAAAAGAGTCTTTGGCGCTGGTTCCGCGAAACGCGGCAATCGGAACTCCTCGTAATCACGGGCGAAGACATCGCAGCCCTCGCTGGCCTGGCCATGGCATTTGTGGCGCTCGCGCTTACGGGTATCACTGGAAGCCCGATTTTTGATGCCTTGGGCTCGATTGCGGTTGGTCTCCTGTTGATGGGGGTCTCGTTCGCGGTCACCACGGAGGTCAAGAGCCTTATTACCGGGGAGTCTGCTTCTCCAGAGATGCGCGCGGCCATCACGGAGTTCGTCGCTAGTCAGCCGGAGGTGGAGCGCATCGTGAACCTCATTACTTTCCAGTTGGGCGCCGAGGTTGCTGTCGCGGTGAAGGCAAAAATGGTCCCGATGCCCAGCGCAGATGCACTGGTTTCAGCTATCGATGAAGTAGAGGAGCGCTTGCAGGCTCACTTCCCCAATCTACGCTGGTCATTCTTCGAGCCCGATGCGGGCAAACCCAAGCCCAAACTGGGCGCCCTGTAA
- a CDS encoding c-type cytochrome, with protein sequence MSLLLYFAGLLAFVGILVAWLNVRGEAPLSTGAPTAAANPALIERGAYLARAGNCMGCHSMAGSAEFAGGRGIETPFGTVFAPNITPDPKTGIGSWSTAEFWRAMHYGRSKDGRLLYPAFPYPSYTNVTREDSDALFAYLQAVPPVERANKANDLPFPYNTQAALALWRAMFFRAGPLQPDTQKTAEWNRGRYLVDGLTHCAACHSSRNWLGATSVNAKFAGGLMPDEAWYAPSLASPNEAGLQKWPREEAIKLLKNGVSQHAAVSGPMADVVYSSTQYLTPQDLNAMVDYLASIPVRESERKQAARASSRVLDRGAKVYEQQCATCHGDRGQGVPSIYPALAGNRAVLLHAPNNLVQVIRNGGFSPSTAGNPQPFGMPPFGQVLSHEDIAAVATYVRQAWGNAAPAISTFDVHRVW encoded by the coding sequence ATGTCCTTGCTGCTGTACTTTGCAGGCCTCCTTGCTTTTGTTGGCATCCTCGTCGCGTGGCTGAACGTACGCGGAGAAGCACCACTGAGTACAGGAGCACCAACGGCAGCAGCCAACCCGGCGCTCATCGAGCGGGGCGCATACTTGGCTCGTGCAGGCAATTGCATGGGCTGCCATAGCATGGCTGGCTCGGCAGAATTCGCCGGCGGCCGCGGCATCGAGACTCCGTTCGGAACCGTGTTCGCCCCCAACATCACTCCGGACCCGAAAACGGGCATCGGCAGCTGGTCGACGGCGGAGTTCTGGCGAGCCATGCACTACGGTCGCTCCAAAGACGGCCGACTGCTGTACCCGGCATTCCCCTACCCGAGCTACACGAACGTCACCCGCGAAGACTCTGACGCACTATTTGCTTACCTGCAGGCTGTGCCACCGGTGGAGCGGGCGAACAAGGCGAATGACCTGCCGTTCCCGTACAACACGCAAGCGGCATTGGCACTGTGGCGGGCAATGTTCTTCCGCGCCGGACCCCTGCAGCCGGATACGCAGAAGACGGCCGAATGGAACCGCGGCCGGTACCTCGTGGACGGTTTGACGCACTGCGCTGCCTGCCACTCCAGCCGCAACTGGTTAGGTGCGACGAGCGTGAACGCCAAATTCGCTGGCGGACTCATGCCGGACGAGGCCTGGTATGCGCCTTCGCTCGCGAGTCCGAACGAGGCAGGCCTGCAGAAATGGCCGCGCGAGGAAGCAATCAAGCTCCTCAAGAACGGAGTGTCCCAGCACGCGGCCGTGTCCGGCCCGATGGCGGATGTCGTTTACAGCAGCACGCAGTACCTGACCCCGCAGGACCTGAACGCCATGGTCGATTATCTGGCAAGCATCCCGGTGCGCGAGAGCGAAAGGAAGCAAGCCGCGCGAGCATCCTCTCGTGTGCTGGACCGTGGAGCGAAGGTCTACGAGCAACAGTGCGCGACATGCCACGGCGATAGGGGACAAGGCGTGCCGTCCATCTACCCGGCCTTGGCAGGCAACCGTGCGGTGCTGCTGCACGCCCCAAACAATCTGGTGCAAGTAATCCGCAATGGCGGGTTCTCGCCCAGCACGGCGGGCAATCCGCAGCCGTTCGGTATGCCACCTTTCGGTCAGGTTCTGAGCCATGAGGACATCGCCGCCGTCGCCACGTATGTCCGCCAGGCATGGGGCAATGCGGCACCTGCCATCTCAACATTCGATGTTCACAGAGTCTGGTGA
- a CDS encoding HU family DNA-binding protein: MNRAELIEKLVSKNQDLSKAAAGRVLDTLIETIQVAVKKGDSVTLVGFGTFKSAKRAARTGKNPSTGAALKIPASTVPKFTAGSRFKAIVDPKAAARKAAKAAAK; the protein is encoded by the coding sequence ATGAATCGCGCTGAACTCATCGAAAAGCTTGTTTCCAAGAACCAAGACCTGTCCAAAGCGGCTGCCGGACGCGTCCTGGATACCCTCATTGAAACCATTCAGGTTGCCGTCAAAAAAGGTGACTCAGTCACTCTGGTCGGCTTCGGCACCTTTAAATCCGCAAAGCGCGCTGCCCGCACTGGCAAGAACCCGAGCACTGGCGCTGCGCTCAAAATCCCAGCGAGCACCGTGCCCAAGTTCACGGCTGGGTCAAGGTTCAAGGCCATCGTTGACCCGAAGGCTGCTGCTCGCAAGGCCGCCAAGGCTGCTGCCAAGTAG
- a CDS encoding PLP-dependent aminotransferase family protein, producing MKRYEAIAQGISESIASGIFRPGDRLPSVRDTSESRGVSPSTVFQAYYLLEARGLVQARARSGYFVSHASTVQSEPAASEPPAHEHEVEVSELVFQVLGHARNRNLVPLGSAFPSPSLFPLPKLALALGRAARNLDAWKTVEHLTPGSADLRRQIALRYLAMGCNVDVQELVITNGAMEALNLCLETVTGPGDLVAVESPTFYAALQALERLNLRAVEVATHPRTGIDVQSLAAVLERHPVKACWLMPNFQNPLGSLMPEPAKQALVALLAQHDVPLIEDDVYGELYFGPHKPRPAKAWDKKGLVMHCSSFSKSLAPGYRVGWAAAGRFAAAVGKRMLMSSLSACVPAQEGLSEYLQRGGYDRHLRQLRQALAEQRRLTVRLISKHFPSGTKVTQPDGGYFIWVELPQPIDALELHRLSLSQAISIAPGHLFSADHRYSHHLRINFGHPENKQFEEAIKTVGKIARALAAR from the coding sequence ATGAAGCGCTACGAAGCAATCGCCCAGGGCATCTCGGAATCCATCGCGAGCGGCATCTTTCGCCCGGGCGACCGGCTTCCCTCTGTACGCGATACGAGCGAAAGCCGCGGCGTCAGTCCTTCAACCGTCTTTCAGGCGTACTACCTGCTGGAGGCACGTGGGTTGGTGCAGGCGCGGGCGCGCTCCGGATACTTCGTGAGCCACGCCAGCACTGTGCAAAGCGAGCCGGCGGCTTCCGAGCCCCCTGCGCACGAGCATGAAGTCGAAGTCTCGGAGCTCGTATTCCAGGTTCTTGGCCATGCACGAAATCGAAACCTGGTTCCCCTGGGGTCGGCGTTCCCCAGCCCGTCGTTGTTCCCGTTGCCAAAGCTCGCACTGGCGCTGGGTAGGGCGGCCCGGAACCTTGACGCCTGGAAGACAGTCGAGCACCTTACTCCGGGTAGTGCCGACCTGCGCCGGCAAATTGCCCTGCGCTACCTGGCGATGGGCTGCAACGTTGATGTCCAGGAGTTGGTCATCACGAACGGCGCGATGGAGGCGCTCAACCTCTGTCTCGAGACCGTGACCGGCCCGGGTGACCTTGTCGCCGTCGAATCACCCACGTTCTATGCGGCGCTGCAAGCCTTGGAACGCTTGAACCTGCGAGCGGTCGAGGTGGCTACGCATCCCCGCACGGGTATTGACGTTCAATCGCTTGCAGCCGTGCTGGAGCGGCACCCGGTGAAGGCTTGCTGGCTGATGCCAAACTTTCAGAACCCTCTGGGCAGTTTGATGCCTGAACCCGCGAAGCAGGCGCTGGTTGCCTTGCTCGCCCAGCACGACGTTCCATTGATTGAGGATGATGTCTACGGCGAGCTGTACTTCGGTCCTCACAAACCGCGGCCAGCGAAAGCATGGGACAAGAAGGGGTTGGTGATGCACTGCAGTTCGTTTTCCAAGTCCCTCGCGCCGGGCTACCGGGTGGGATGGGCCGCCGCCGGCCGGTTCGCGGCCGCTGTTGGAAAACGCATGCTGATGAGCTCACTCTCCGCGTGCGTTCCCGCACAGGAAGGCTTGTCAGAATACCTGCAGCGTGGCGGATACGACCGGCACCTGCGGCAGCTGCGCCAGGCGCTCGCTGAGCAGAGGCGGTTGACGGTGCGCTTGATTTCCAAGCACTTCCCGTCTGGCACGAAGGTTACGCAGCCCGATGGCGGCTATTTCATTTGGGTGGAGCTGCCGCAGCCCATCGATGCGCTCGAGCTTCACCGCCTGTCGCTTTCCCAGGCCATCAGCATCGCGCCGGGACACCTGTTCTCCGCCGACCATCGCTATTCGCATCACCTTCGAATCAACTTCGGCCACC
- a CDS encoding helix-turn-helix domain-containing protein produces the protein MSDADLECLESLALNRRKVRSAQTLYREGDPFVFVYLVRSGTLKSSLAMADGGERVNGFYMAGELTGLDAVAYGRHASSATALEDTEVSAIPYAQLAKLAAGNADMQGLVARLMSREIVREHSHALLSQLRAEGRLAAFLLNLSRRLKARGYSLSEFHLRMTRADIGSYLGLKLETVSRTFSIFQQQRLLEVNARHIHIIDRDALTRVFETHAHDDAWQKPER, from the coding sequence ATGAGTGACGCCGACTTGGAATGCCTGGAAAGCCTGGCGTTGAACCGGCGCAAGGTCAGGTCTGCGCAAACGCTCTACCGCGAGGGAGACCCCTTCGTCTTTGTCTATCTTGTGCGCAGCGGCACGTTGAAGTCCAGCTTGGCGATGGCGGATGGTGGCGAGCGGGTGAACGGCTTCTACATGGCGGGCGAACTGACCGGGCTGGACGCGGTGGCCTATGGCCGCCATGCCAGCAGCGCCACGGCCCTGGAGGACACCGAGGTTTCGGCCATTCCTTACGCGCAACTCGCCAAATTGGCGGCCGGCAACGCCGACATGCAGGGCCTCGTCGCCCGCCTGATGAGCCGCGAGATTGTGCGCGAGCACAGTCACGCGCTGCTATCGCAGTTGAGGGCCGAGGGGCGGTTGGCGGCGTTCCTGTTGAACCTGTCGCGACGCCTGAAGGCCCGTGGCTACTCACTCAGCGAATTTCACCTGCGAATGACGCGCGCTGACATCGGCAGTTACCTGGGGTTGAAGTTGGAAACCGTCAGCCGGACGTTTTCAATTTTCCAGCAACAACGCCTGCTTGAAGTAAACGCACGACATATTCACATCATCGACCGGGACGCTCTGACGCGCGTCTTTGAAACCCATGCGCATGATGACGCTTGGCAAAAACCGGAGCGGTGA
- a CDS encoding ATPase with chaperone activity, giving the protein MSDEYQIEIPQSFMVLYVDPGRHKPNAPREVVASRYELCEDMADMLTEHARDMSFRLDMTEMDVLVRCLQGLKADAEAVTEKEAEWVIRRLAELLDWALPDFAVVE; this is encoded by the coding sequence GTGTCAGACGAATACCAAATTGAGATTCCGCAGTCATTCATGGTGCTGTATGTCGACCCTGGGCGACACAAACCCAACGCCCCTCGGGAGGTCGTAGCCAGTCGCTATGAACTCTGCGAAGACATGGCCGACATGCTCACTGAACACGCGAGGGACATGTCTTTCAGATTGGATATGACCGAGATGGACGTACTTGTGCGTTGCCTCCAGGGCTTGAAGGCAGATGCTGAGGCGGTGACCGAAAAGGAGGCGGAGTGGGTGATTCGCCGCCTCGCCGAACTGTTGGACTGGGCGTTGCCAGACTTTGCCGTCGTCGAGTAG